DNA sequence from the Littorina saxatilis isolate snail1 linkage group LG9, US_GU_Lsax_2.0, whole genome shotgun sequence genome:
CTGAATAGAGAACAGATTTGTTTAATCTCGAGGTTACTGAATGTGGAGGCTGATTCCCGTTTCAAACAGTGTATTGACAGAGCCTTGCGGGATGGTGACTGGAGTGTGGTGGACCACATGTTACGACTGTACGACATGGACACAACAACGCTGCACCAAGTCCTTGTCAAAGCAATGGAACGGAGAGAGTGGAAAGAAGTAGAAGCGTGTCTCGAGCGTGGGGCGGACATAGCCACAGCCTGCACTGAGACCGGGTTTGACCTGAACGCCAGGTCAGGAGAAAGGAACAGAACAGTTCTACACGACGCCATGTTCAACTATAAAGACGCCATGAAGGAGATGGTGCAGGCATTGCTACAGGCTGGCGCTGACCCTAACGTACGAGATTCAGATGGTGAGACTGTGGTTTGCAAGGCTGTTGACTATCGCAACTGGGACTTTGCTTTGCTTCTGTTGATGCACAGTAGGGCTACTGGAACCACTGTTTCACAAACATTCCGTAACGGAGAACCGGTCTTGCATTTTGTCTGTAAAAAGGGTCAATCAGACCTTGTGCGGGAACTCTTCACGACACAGACAGACCCACTGGCCACTGACGGTAAGGGTAACACCTTGATCATGGCTGCCTTGGCTGGAGCAGATAGCGATGATTTCTCCTGGGAGCCTGAACCCATCACGCCTGGAAGCGAGAAGGAGAATGTAATGCGTGTTCTGATCCAGTCAGGGGTGGCAACGCACCAGGCTTTGTTGTCGCAGTCACAGCTGAGGTCCCTTAAACAGAAAGCCCAAAACGTCACAGTGGACAGTTTCCAATCACCCATGTGGCAAGCAGTAAAGAGACGCAAACTACGAATCGCTAGGATGCTGTATGCTGCAGGTGCATGTTGTCATGAAGAAATCCAtgaactggtgaattcagaattCATTAGACACAAATTTGAAGAAACGAACCAGCGTGACACCTTGAAGTTTTCGGAAGACTTTTTCAGCCACTTTATTTCGATTTTCAGTTGCACGCCGGATGATGCTAGTGCGTGTTGCCATACAGAAATTCATGAAATGGCAAATTCGAAGTATGtcagaaaaagtgtaaaaaacGTGTGGAATTGCCGTCACTTCATGGGCTTCCTCAACGACATCTTCAGCCATGTTCGTTCCCAGGGGATGCATTATACTGTTGGTCAATGTTGTACTCAAAAACACAATGCCTTTTTTGATGCAGAACTTCACTTTGTCAGAGATCGAATTGAAGAAATGAAAAACTGGTGTGACATCATGGACTTTCTGGACAGCATTTCCAGTCACCCTCGATCCCTTCGGGACATCTGTGCCCTGACAATCTCGCATCTCATCGGTTGCGGGCCTCAGCGTGACGAAAGAGCAGCAAGTCTCGGTCTTCCTGACTCTCTACGTCGTCGCGTCTTACAGGATCATGTGATCAGTTCTGATTTTCTCAAGGACTACCCTCCTGACCCCGAGGACCCCGTTGTGGTGTGTAGATCTGGCCTTTTGCGACAAGATTTTTTATCCGAGCTTCGTAGGCCATCCTGCTCCTGTCAGATTTAAGAAGGTGAATAACTGATAGTCATGATCAATGCCATGAATCATCATCAGAAAAGACAGCCGAGGACAGTTCATCAATGATTTGGTCTCATCATGTTTGCATAGGACATTGTGTAGGAGAAAAGTCACAGTCAAACAGTTCATGACTCCACAAATTCAATTGTTGAGGTAGAAAAATAGTATTATTGCTTAAGATAACTAAAACGTTCTGCTTAGAAGACTTTTATGAGACAAGGCATGCAGACAATACATtttgtgacagggtgaactgtcaCCAATGATAGAGTGAAGTCATTTCACGTTCATTCTTGTTCCTCTCTTTCAGTTCCTGTCTAATTATGTCCCACTGACCCATTGATGCTTGGGCCTGCTGTCAGGATCGCTGTGTTTTGGTAACTTGTAAGCGTTTCAAGATGATGGGCCctgattggttgattgtttaAACTGTTGCGCGCGTTCATCATACTGATAAGCTTGAGGCTGCAGCAGTGTCAAAGTGATTTTGGGAGTGTAAAGACATGTGTACGTGTGGTCTTTTGTGACTTTTGATTGTGTTGTTCAATTGTGATTGAACCGGTGAACTGTTTTGGTGTGTAGCTGCAGAGATTAGTATTGTGTATTGAGTCACTAACTTCGTTTTGGCCAAGTATGTAGTTGAGGAGTATTTGAAAataacttttgtgtgtgccgGAACAAGTGTTGTAGCAGCTGGTTTGATTATTATCAACGATGTGACGTCCGCCAGAGGATTGTTTGAAGTTTCAATAGCTTCATTTCGACATAGTTCTACTATACATTTAGGAGTGAACGCGCAATTAATTACACTGCCGTCTGGTATATGTTAAAAAAAGTCACATTATTGCAACCCCTGACTTTGTGTCTTTATTGAATGCTTCCTCATCTGTGCACCCCTTCCACTTCACCCTCTCACAAAGTAATTGTTATAAGTCTTGCCAAAGTTTCATTTGAATACGACTACTGGCGGAATTGTGCTAGTCGGGTAAACATACGGGAAAGATATGGAACGGTCCCGCTGCACGGTTTACGAGTAACAGTAGTTATCACTCCCACACCATGCTGCGGTCACGAATGACTGGGCATTGCCGTAGCACGTGATCATCCCAAAACATTCGATCGTGTTTAGAGGACTAGAAAATGTAAACTAGTGACCATACGTAAATAAAACATTGGCAGTATTTGCAACAATCATTTGTCTGCATGCATGCGATATCATGATATTTTTAATGAAAGTTTACgagtttaaaaacattttccggaagaTTGCACAACAAAAACAGGAAGCTGTACATATCTCTAACAATATAATATTTTACCTGAAATAGGTCTTGTGTATAGGAACAAAATCCTCATAGTTTCAAAGCGTTGCACTTCGTCGTCACTGAAATACAGCCCTTCTTGTCGTAATATCCCTATTAAATAACGCAAAACCTcgcctttattttttttaccgcTCATACGTGTAAACCTGTGAACGTAATTCATTCTTTGCCATTtcacaaaccggcacggttggcctagtggtaaggcgtccgccccgtggtcgggaggtcgtgggttcgaaccccggccgggtcatacctaagactttaaaataggcaatctagtggctgctccgcctggcgtctggcattatggggttagtgctaggactggttggtccggtgtcagaataatgtgactgggtgagacatgaagcctgtgctgcgacttctgtcttgtgtgtggcgcacgttatatgtcaaagcagcaccgccctga
Encoded proteins:
- the LOC138976361 gene encoding uncharacterized protein, producing MRKKHTMDAFEDKFDTHASFLLHEFEGQSFPSILPRTCEETNIITSLLQEWEPSKRVVLQYEIIACVRVLDVLGIEVVTRETLRACLRVCTRESWRRAFLSGRLQKAKEFLLHIASIESLPKGFMYSRGNGVCNETALSVLIPQIQNKNMIVCFLKIAKSTLNREQICLISRLLNVEADSRFKQCIDRALRDGDWSVVDHMLRLYDMDTTTLHQVLVKAMERREWKEVEACLERGADIATACTETGFDLNARSGERNRTVLHDAMFNYKDAMKEMVQALLQAGADPNVRDSDGETVVCKAVDYRNWDFALLLLMHSRATGTTVSQTFRNGEPVLHFVCKKGQSDLVRELFTTQTDPLATDGKGNTLIMAALAGADSDDFSWEPEPITPGSEKENVMRVLIQSGVATHQALLSQSQLRSLKQKAQNVTVDSFQSPMWQAVKRRKLRIARMLYAAGACCHEEIHELVNSEFIRHKFEETNQRDTLKFSEDFFSHFISIFSCTPDDASACCHTEIHEMANSKYVRKSVKNVWNCRHFMGFLNDIFSHVRSQGMHYTVGQCCTQKHNAFFDAELHFVRDRIEEMKNWCDIMDFLDSISSHPRSLRDICALTISHLIGCGPQRDERAASLGLPDSLRRRVLQDHVISSDFLKDYPPDPEDPVVVCRSGLLRQDFLSELRRPSCSCQI